From the genome of Hymenobacter cellulosilyticus, one region includes:
- a CDS encoding geranylgeranylglyceryl/heptaprenylglyceryl phosphate synthase, translating to MRLTNLHETLSKRRARGQKSLAVLLDPDHLDEAGCRHLLELSEVHPVDYFFVGGSLVMNSHQASLIRLLKSRSTVPVLLFPSHSLHLDTQADGILLLSLISGRNPDFLIGQHVVAAPLLRASNLQILPTGYMLVDTGRQTTASYMSGTTPLPYDKPTIAACTAMAGEQLGLRLMYLDGGSGAMYPVSAAMIRAVRQATETPLIVGGGINTTEKAQTALAAGADVIVIGNQIEKSPDFLAEMSKVVRTFNAVLDVKL from the coding sequence ATGCGCCTCACCAATCTGCATGAAACTCTAAGTAAGCGCCGCGCCCGGGGCCAGAAGTCTCTGGCTGTCCTGCTCGACCCAGACCATCTGGACGAGGCCGGGTGCCGGCACCTGCTGGAGTTGAGTGAAGTACACCCTGTTGATTACTTTTTTGTGGGCGGCAGCCTGGTGATGAATTCTCACCAGGCGTCGCTCATTCGTTTGCTAAAAAGCCGTAGTACGGTTCCCGTACTCCTGTTTCCCAGCCACAGCCTCCACCTCGATACCCAAGCGGATGGCATTCTGCTGTTGTCTTTGATTTCGGGCCGTAATCCGGATTTCCTGATTGGCCAGCACGTGGTAGCGGCTCCCCTGCTGCGGGCCAGCAACCTACAGATTTTGCCAACCGGCTACATGCTCGTGGATACCGGACGCCAAACGACGGCCAGCTACATGAGCGGCACCACTCCCCTGCCCTACGATAAGCCCACTATTGCCGCCTGCACGGCTATGGCCGGCGAGCAGCTTGGCCTACGCCTGATGTACCTAGACGGCGGTAGTGGGGCTATGTATCCAGTTTCCGCAGCCATGATTCGGGCCGTACGCCAAGCTACCGAAACCCCACTGATTGTAGGCGGAGGCATCAATACTACTGAAAAGGCCCAAACCGCTCTAGCTGCCGGCGCCGACGTTATCGTTATCGGTAACCAGATTGAAAAATCCCCGGACTTCCTGGCGGAGATGTCGAAAGTCGTCCGCACATTCAATGCGGTGCTGGACGTGAAGCTGTAA
- the panD gene encoding aspartate 1-decarboxylase has translation MHIEVLKSKIHRAKVTQAELHYVGSVTIDEDLLDAANMVENEKVTIVNVNNGERFETYTIRGERGSGMICLNGPAARRVAVGDIVIIFSYALIDFAEARAHKPTLVFPDQHNRLV, from the coding sequence ATGCATATCGAAGTTCTCAAGTCCAAAATTCACCGGGCTAAAGTAACCCAGGCCGAGCTCCATTATGTAGGTAGCGTCACCATCGACGAAGACCTGCTGGATGCGGCCAACATGGTGGAAAATGAGAAGGTTACTATCGTCAACGTCAACAACGGGGAACGGTTCGAAACGTACACCATCCGCGGTGAGCGGGGCTCGGGCATGATTTGCCTGAATGGCCCGGCTGCCCGCCGCGTCGCCGTGGGCGACATCGTCATCATTTTCTCGTATGCCCTGATTGATTTTGCTGAGGCCCGGGCCCACAAGCCGACGCTGGTATTCCCGGATCAGCACAACCGGCTGGTGTAA
- a CDS encoding DUF4270 family protein encodes MNWPINSAFRIASASFLSTALLFAATGCEDPNDLGVELPGTSPTTTEYRDYRVNASTILQDSVETLNADRVLIGKLTDATLGTTTAKAYFNLRASTDTLPSQLTSSVLDSVVLVSSFDQVYGSASRPVSFDLFKLKEDLDDKKTYNAGVTDVAVIDQIGDKLTSSLNRTTTTQVAVDPGVLKSKKKLNPDKTPADSTVSVTNPDQTIRLVIQKDKVRNSDFANTLFAALKDASFNQNKLDALWKGLAIVPSSNQTGAIVALSRSSLNCVYVYYHGLDQNDATKTRRPSYRIRMGLSYASGDANTPRYYTQLSTDLKPPFDQLLDGTKSLRVADSVTYMQQGLGLATKLAIPGLKELAGQPGLAINRAELLIPIKSSGTLLFPNPTSAFLYEINAQNRVLQRTVNISPVERIVQANLQNQSGQGREAVVSLYDVDASKKYYSVVITTYLQAYLSNQLGEQAAALMLSPVLRRSFDLSLNRSVLDAQNIKLRVYSSKLR; translated from the coding sequence ATGAATTGGCCAATTAATAGCGCCTTCCGAATAGCCTCGGCTTCTTTTCTGTCCACAGCTCTGCTGTTCGCCGCCACCGGCTGCGAGGATCCTAACGATCTGGGCGTGGAGCTGCCAGGCACTTCACCCACTACCACTGAGTACCGCGATTACCGGGTTAACGCCTCGACTATCCTGCAGGATTCGGTGGAAACGCTGAATGCCGACCGGGTTCTGATAGGCAAACTCACGGATGCTACCCTTGGCACTACCACTGCCAAGGCTTATTTCAACCTGCGTGCCAGCACCGATACCCTGCCCAGCCAGCTGACAAGCTCCGTGCTCGACTCTGTGGTCTTGGTGTCATCCTTCGATCAGGTGTATGGTAGTGCCAGCCGGCCCGTTAGCTTCGACTTGTTTAAGCTGAAAGAGGACCTGGACGACAAGAAAACGTACAATGCCGGCGTCACGGATGTGGCCGTGATTGACCAGATTGGTGATAAGCTGACCAGCTCCCTGAACCGCACTACAACCACGCAGGTGGCGGTAGACCCGGGCGTGCTCAAGAGCAAGAAAAAGCTAAATCCTGACAAAACGCCAGCCGACAGCACGGTGTCAGTGACCAACCCCGACCAGACAATCCGGCTGGTGATTCAGAAGGATAAAGTCCGCAATTCGGACTTTGCTAATACCTTGTTTGCCGCGCTTAAAGACGCGTCTTTCAACCAAAACAAGCTGGATGCTCTCTGGAAAGGCTTGGCTATTGTGCCTTCAAGCAATCAGACGGGTGCCATTGTGGCCCTGAGCCGCTCTTCGCTCAACTGTGTCTACGTGTACTACCACGGCCTTGACCAAAACGATGCGACCAAGACCCGGCGGCCAAGCTACCGTATCCGGATGGGCTTATCCTACGCGAGCGGCGACGCCAATACGCCTCGCTACTACACTCAGCTGTCGACGGACCTGAAGCCTCCGTTCGATCAGCTGCTGGACGGTACCAAGTCGTTGCGCGTAGCCGACAGTGTGACTTACATGCAACAGGGTCTGGGCCTGGCTACCAAGCTGGCAATACCGGGCCTGAAAGAGCTGGCAGGCCAGCCCGGCCTGGCTATCAACCGTGCCGAGCTGCTTATTCCCATCAAATCGTCGGGTACGCTGTTATTTCCAAACCCTACGTCGGCTTTTCTCTACGAGATAAATGCCCAGAACCGGGTACTGCAGCGGACGGTAAACATTTCGCCGGTCGAGCGAATTGTACAGGCCAACCTGCAAAACCAATCGGGTCAGGGCCGCGAAGCCGTTGTTTCGTTGTACGACGTAGACGCCAGCAAGAAATACTACAGCGTAGTTATCACTACGTACCTGCAGGCTTACCTTTCCAATCAGCTTGGGGAGCAGGCTGCCGCTCTGATGCTAAGCCCGGTACTACGCCGCTCGTTTGACCTCTCACTTAACCGTAGCGTGCTTGATGCCCAGAACATCAAGCTGCGCGTATACTCTTCCAAGTTGCGCTAA
- a CDS encoding 4-phosphopantoate--beta-alanine ligase: MEGEHRPGHFHGVATVVSKLFHISRPHRAYFGQKDLQQVAIIRQLVADLSFDLELVAYPTIREADGLAMSSRNRRLGPEARAAAPRLYQALALGASLVEEQQHTPEAVQLAVEQFLAAEPGIELEYFAIADGRTLQPITGQWTPGSLVALCLAAHVGSVRLIDNVLVTLA; encoded by the coding sequence ATGGAAGGAGAGCATCGTCCGGGCCACTTCCACGGAGTAGCCACGGTGGTCAGCAAGCTGTTTCATATAAGCCGGCCCCACCGGGCATATTTTGGTCAGAAGGATTTGCAGCAGGTAGCCATTATCCGGCAGCTCGTCGCCGATTTGTCGTTCGACCTGGAGCTCGTAGCGTACCCCACCATCCGGGAAGCCGACGGCCTGGCCATGTCCTCACGCAACCGCCGGCTTGGGCCCGAAGCCCGCGCCGCAGCGCCGCGACTGTACCAGGCCTTGGCCTTGGGCGCATCCTTGGTGGAGGAGCAACAGCACACCCCGGAAGCCGTGCAGCTGGCCGTAGAGCAGTTTTTGGCCGCCGAGCCAGGGATTGAGCTAGAGTATTTTGCCATTGCCGACGGTCGCACCCTGCAGCCTATTACCGGGCAATGGACCCCGGGAAGTCTAGTGGCCTTGTGCCTGGCAGCCCACGTAGGTAGCGTGCGGCTCATCGACAATGTGCTGGTGACATTGGCGTAG
- a CDS encoding lysylphosphatidylglycerol synthase transmembrane domain-containing protein — MKKLLTILKYALLLSVSGLLMWYAIQGQDLNSIGRNLREADYTWLSITMVLSALGYFSRAYRWKMQLDATEHKAPFWDVYHAMMVGYLANMVLPRMGEVIRCSVLQRTSKVPVQVALGTVVTERVIDVLILLCLLGGTLLLDFNTFWAFVTDKLLAGRYDELARNRTPLLVAGVIALLLLVGLAYTLFRNLERLRQNALFNKVVLFVKGLLAGVFSVLKLENKLLFLLHTLFTWTVYYLMDYLAFKCFPATYSLDMKAGLAVLTFGALGMAAPVAGGIGPFHVMVQGILLAYGISKEAGIAYALVVHGSQTILVVLMGGISFVASMMKSGRSLRDLAAEPTLAVTTDVE; from the coding sequence ATGAAAAAGCTGCTTACCATTCTTAAATACGCCCTGTTGTTGTCCGTTTCGGGCCTACTGATGTGGTACGCCATTCAGGGGCAGGACCTAAACAGCATTGGCCGCAACCTGCGGGAAGCTGACTACACCTGGCTAAGTATTACAATGGTTCTCTCGGCGCTGGGCTACTTCAGCCGGGCCTACCGCTGGAAAATGCAGCTGGATGCCACCGAGCACAAAGCTCCGTTTTGGGACGTGTACCACGCTATGATGGTAGGCTACTTGGCCAATATGGTGCTGCCGCGCATGGGCGAGGTTATCCGTTGCTCAGTGCTGCAGCGCACTAGCAAAGTGCCGGTGCAGGTAGCGCTGGGTACGGTCGTGACCGAGCGGGTCATTGACGTACTCATCCTGCTGTGTCTGCTAGGCGGCACCCTGCTGCTTGATTTCAACACCTTCTGGGCTTTCGTAACCGACAAGCTGCTGGCGGGCCGCTACGACGAGCTGGCTCGCAACCGCACCCCGCTGCTAGTAGCTGGCGTTATTGCTTTGCTGCTGCTGGTGGGCCTGGCCTATACCTTGTTCCGAAACCTGGAGCGGCTGCGGCAGAATGCGCTGTTCAATAAAGTGGTGCTGTTTGTGAAAGGCCTGCTGGCCGGCGTATTCAGCGTGCTGAAGCTGGAAAACAAGCTGCTGTTTCTGTTGCACACGCTCTTTACCTGGACCGTGTATTACCTGATGGACTACCTGGCCTTCAAATGCTTCCCGGCCACGTATTCGCTCGATATGAAAGCTGGTCTGGCTGTACTGACATTTGGCGCGCTCGGAATGGCGGCGCCGGTAGCGGGCGGCATCGGGCCGTTTCACGTGATGGTGCAGGGCATTCTGCTAGCCTATGGCATTAGCAAGGAAGCCGGTATTGCCTACGCGCTGGTCGTGCACGGCTCCCAAACCATTCTGGTCGTACTCATGGGCGGCATCAGCTTTGTGGCCAGCATGATGAAGTCGGGCCGCTCCCTGCGGGATTTAGCGGCCGAGCCAACCCTGGCCGTGACAACCGATGTGGAGTAA
- a CDS encoding pantoate--beta-alanine ligase — protein MEILQSAAALQAQTEIWRQNKLRIGLVPTMGALHEGHLQLVRAAAQDNDVVVVSVFVNPTQFNNAEDFRLYPRVPDADAALLGPAGCTALFMPTVDQMYPQPTVLRFDFGPWSESWKESIVRATSTE, from the coding sequence ATGGAGATACTCCAATCGGCTGCCGCGTTGCAAGCCCAGACGGAAATCTGGCGGCAGAACAAACTGCGAATCGGGTTGGTGCCCACCATGGGGGCCCTGCACGAAGGTCACCTGCAACTAGTGCGCGCCGCGGCGCAGGATAACGACGTGGTCGTCGTCAGCGTATTCGTCAACCCCACTCAATTCAATAACGCCGAAGATTTCCGCCTTTATCCGCGCGTGCCCGACGCCGATGCCGCCCTGCTAGGACCGGCCGGCTGCACAGCTCTGTTTATGCCTACCGTAGACCAGATGTACCCCCAGCCTACGGTGCTGCGCTTCGATTTCGGGCCCTGGAGCGAGTCATGGAAGGAGAGCATCGTCCGGGCCACTTCCACGGAGTAG
- a CDS encoding zinc metallopeptidase, with protein sequence MVISWLIQWRLRSKMTTYGQIGLQSGLSGRQIAELMLADHGITDVRVISTEGRLTDHYNPADKTVNLSEAVYEERSAAAAAIAAHECGHAVQHATAYSMLQFRSAMVPALSAVSTWMPWVLMAGVFMIRTTVIPLGVGIALFSLTTLFSFVTLPVEFDASRRALAWIDQRGIVTAKEHDMAKDALWWAAMTYVVAALSSLATLLYYVSIFLGSRDRR encoded by the coding sequence ATGGTAATAAGCTGGCTGATTCAGTGGCGCCTACGCAGCAAGATGACCACCTACGGCCAGATTGGTCTGCAGTCGGGCCTGTCGGGTCGGCAGATTGCCGAACTGATGCTGGCCGACCACGGCATCACGGATGTGCGCGTTATTTCCACGGAAGGCCGGCTGACCGACCATTACAACCCCGCCGATAAAACCGTTAACCTCAGTGAGGCCGTGTACGAGGAGCGCAGTGCGGCCGCTGCTGCCATTGCGGCCCACGAATGCGGCCACGCCGTGCAGCACGCCACAGCCTACAGCATGCTGCAGTTCCGCTCGGCTATGGTGCCGGCTCTTAGTGCCGTGTCTACCTGGATGCCCTGGGTGCTGATGGCCGGGGTATTTATGATTCGCACCACGGTGATTCCGTTGGGCGTGGGCATTGCCCTGTTTTCGCTCACCACATTGTTTTCCTTCGTAACCCTGCCCGTGGAGTTTGATGCCAGCCGCCGAGCCTTGGCCTGGATTGACCAGCGTGGTATCGTGACGGCCAAGGAGCATGACATGGCCAAAGACGCCCTCTGGTGGGCCGCCATGACCTACGTGGTAGCCGCCCTGAGCTCCCTGGCAACGCTGCTCTACTACGTAAGCATTTTCCTGGGTAGCCGCGACCGGCGCTAA
- a CDS encoding glycogen/starch synthase gives MSKLRILYAATEINPFLQTTKVAEFLRMLPQGMQEMGMEIRIFVPRFGIINERKNRLHEVVRLSGINIAVGEEEKPLIIKVASIPNAKLQVYFIDNEDYFHRKSVLVDKNDKFHADNDERAIFFCKGVLETVKKLGWAPDIVHCNDWMTGLIPMYLKTTYKKDPIFKDAKSVFTIYNNEFSHKFEGDIIEKAKMLDIDDEMLAALKSADFGGFIKVGMEYADSVVKSDEDFSDNLNAMFSEYSQKRQLGQVSADENLLSSYYTLYNELAN, from the coding sequence ATGTCCAAGTTGAGAATACTCTACGCTGCCACGGAAATCAACCCGTTTTTGCAGACGACCAAGGTAGCGGAGTTTCTGCGCATGTTACCGCAGGGAATGCAGGAGATGGGGATGGAAATCCGCATTTTCGTGCCCCGTTTCGGTATTATCAACGAGCGTAAGAACCGTTTGCATGAAGTAGTGCGCCTCTCTGGCATCAACATCGCCGTTGGTGAGGAAGAGAAGCCGCTGATCATCAAAGTAGCGTCTATTCCCAATGCGAAGCTGCAAGTATACTTCATCGACAATGAAGATTACTTCCACCGCAAGTCAGTATTGGTTGACAAAAACGATAAGTTCCACGCCGACAACGATGAGCGTGCTATCTTTTTCTGCAAAGGCGTCCTCGAAACCGTGAAAAAACTCGGCTGGGCTCCTGATATCGTTCACTGCAACGACTGGATGACGGGCCTGATTCCGATGTACCTGAAGACCACCTATAAAAAGGACCCGATCTTCAAGGATGCGAAATCGGTGTTTACCATCTACAACAACGAGTTCAGCCACAAATTTGAAGGCGACATCATTGAGAAGGCTAAAATGCTGGACATTGATGACGAGATGCTGGCAGCCCTCAAGTCGGCTGACTTTGGCGGCTTCATCAAGGTGGGCATGGAATATGCGGACTCCGTGGTGAAATCTGACGAGGACTTCAGCGATAATCTGAACGCTATGTTTTCCGAGTACTCGCAGAAGCGTCAGCTTGGCCAGGTTAGCGCCGACGAAAACCTGCTCTCCTCTTACTATACGCTCTATAATGAATTGGCCAATTAA